Below is a window of Picosynechococcus sp. PCC 7002 DNA.
CTAATCAAAGCAATCCTCACGGCCCAGGGCTATAAGCTCGCCCACAATGCTACCGGGGCAAATTTGATCAATGGTTTAACGACAGCCCTCCTGGAGCATGCGAATCTTTTCGGCCAACTCGATATTGACTACGCGATCCTCGAAGTGGATGAAAATATTATTCCGATCCTCCTCAAAACCTGCTCTCCGACCCATATCCTCGCCCTCAATTTATTCCGTGACCAACTCGACCGTTACGGCGAAGTCGATACCATTAGTCAGCGTTGGCAAGCGGCGATCGCCCCCCTCCCGCCGGAAACCACGATTATCGTCAATGGCGACGACCCGACCCTCAATGATCTGGGGCAAAACCTCAGCCAAACGGTGAAATTTTTTGGCCTCAACGAGCCAGACCTATACCTAGAGGCCATCCCCCACGCTGTCGATTCCATTTATTGTCCCCGCTGCGGTGCGCCCCTCACCTACAAAGGCGTTTACCTGTCCCACCTCGGCGATTACCACTGCGATAGTTGCGGCTTTGCCAAAAATCCCCTCGACATCCACAGTCCAGACTGGGGTCAAATCCTCATCGGCGTTTATAACAAATACAATACCCTTGCTGCCGCTCTCTTGGCGGAAACCCTGGGTATTCACCGGGACATCATCAACGAACAGATTCAGTCGTTTAAAGCGGCCTTTGGTCGGGCGGAAGAATTAACCGTCCAAGGAAAATCGGTGCGGATTCTGTTGTCAAAAAATCCCGTGGGCATGAACGAAACAGTCCGCGCCGTCACTGATTTACAGCAGCAAGGGAAAACGAGCACCGTCCTCGTCGTACTCAATGACCGCACCCCCGACGGCACCGATGTGTCCTGGATTTGGGATGTGGATCTCGAAAAGCTCACCCAATCCCCTGGCAAAATTATCATCAGCGGCGATCGCACCTACGACATGGCCCTGCGGCTTCGCTATTGCGAAGGGGCTGCCGAATTAATTGTGGAACCGGATTTAACAAAAGCCCTCGACCAGGCGATTGCCCTCAGTCCAGCCGATCAAACCCTCCATATCCTGCCCACCTATTCAGCGATGTTAGAGGTGCGCCAAATGTTGACGGGCCGCAAAATTTTGTAGGCTAGCAAAAATAAATTCTGCTCTCCAGCGCCACCGTTTTTTTTGATGGATACCACGACGCAAATTTTGTTTGAAACTGGCAAGGATGCTTTTCTTCAGGGGGAATATCGCCAAAGCATTGACTATTTCCAGCGCACCGTTGCAAATCTACCTCCCTATTCCCGCGAATCTGGGGAAGTACAACTTTGGCTTGTCAGTGCATATCAGGCGAACAATCAAGGGGAAAAGGCGATCGCCCTCTGCCGTGAACTAATGACCCATCCCTTTGCCAGCACCAGCCAACGGGCCCAGCGACAACTGTACATCCTCGAAGCTCCCAAACTTGAACGGCCCAAGGAGTGGCTCACGGAAATCCCCAGCTTGGATAATCTTGATCCGGCAAAATCGCTCTATGTCGAAGGCAAGAAAAAAGTGGAAACCAAAGCACTTGCCATCGAGGATTTGGAAGATCTATCCCAAATCGAAACCCAGGATAATCAGTTTCTCTGGTGGGCTTTGGGCTTGGGTCTCGTGGGCTTGACCAGTTGGGGCATTTGGGGCGGTTAGAATCTCCAGCAATCTAAGAAGGGTAGGGTGGTGCGGTAGGATTTGAAAGCTGTGGCTCCCTTCCCCTCGGTATGATCAAACATTCGTCAGCCTCAACTTTAGAATATTTACCACCCCTAACAGAACTGGGGATGGTTCTCCTGCCGATCGCCCCTGGCTGGGGGGTTGCTTGTCTGGGGATTCAAA
It encodes the following:
- a CDS encoding Mur ligase family protein, which translates into the protein MAILRSVRLAIACGLGKTITAVVRGLKLSAGSVLPGAIARRIFPEILPDLFQQAKKGVILVVGTNGKTTTSLLIKAILTAQGYKLAHNATGANLINGLTTALLEHANLFGQLDIDYAILEVDENIIPILLKTCSPTHILALNLFRDQLDRYGEVDTISQRWQAAIAPLPPETTIIVNGDDPTLNDLGQNLSQTVKFFGLNEPDLYLEAIPHAVDSIYCPRCGAPLTYKGVYLSHLGDYHCDSCGFAKNPLDIHSPDWGQILIGVYNKYNTLAAALLAETLGIHRDIINEQIQSFKAAFGRAEELTVQGKSVRILLSKNPVGMNETVRAVTDLQQQGKTSTVLVVLNDRTPDGTDVSWIWDVDLEKLTQSPGKIIISGDRTYDMALRLRYCEGAAELIVEPDLTKALDQAIALSPADQTLHILPTYSAMLEVRQMLTGRKIL